The following proteins are co-located in the Citrobacter freundii ATCC 8090 = MTCC 1658 = NBRC 12681 genome:
- a CDS encoding oxidoreductase: MSNTEIRVVTGPANYFSHPGSLSRLNDFFTTDQLSRAVWVYGERAIDAARPYLPETFHLAEAKRLLFTGHCSETDVAQLAKESGDNRSVVIGVGGGTLLDTAKALARRLDLPFVGIPTIAATCAAWTPLSVWYNDAGQALHFEIFPDANFLVLVEPEIVLNAPEEYLLAGIGDTLAKWYEAVVLAPQPENLPLTVRLGIDAAQTIRDVLLESSEQALTDKQQGSLSRTFCDVVDAIIAGGGMVGGLGERYTRVAAAHSVHNGLTVLPQTEKFLHGTKVAYGILVQSALLGQDAVLAQLITAYQRFNLPTRLAQLDVDINNRAEIDKVITHTLRPVESIHALPVTLTPETLRAAFEKVESFTV, translated from the coding sequence ATGAGTAATACAGAGATTCGCGTCGTCACCGGCCCGGCCAACTATTTTTCCCATCCCGGCAGCCTGTCGAGACTCAACGATTTTTTCACTACCGACCAACTTTCACGCGCCGTGTGGGTTTATGGTGAGCGCGCTATCGATGCGGCCCGCCCTTATCTGCCAGAGACATTTCATCTCGCCGAGGCTAAGCGCCTGCTGTTTACGGGACATTGCAGCGAAACCGATGTTGCTCAACTGGCAAAAGAGTCGGGAGATAATCGCAGCGTCGTGATTGGCGTGGGCGGAGGAACATTGCTCGACACCGCTAAAGCGTTGGCCCGTCGTCTGGATCTGCCGTTTGTCGGTATTCCTACGATTGCGGCGACCTGCGCCGCCTGGACGCCGCTCTCCGTCTGGTATAACGATGCAGGCCAGGCGCTGCATTTTGAAATTTTCCCTGATGCCAATTTCCTCGTTCTGGTCGAACCCGAGATCGTTCTCAATGCGCCAGAGGAATATCTACTGGCGGGGATCGGCGACACGCTGGCGAAGTGGTACGAGGCCGTCGTGCTTGCGCCTCAGCCGGAAAACCTGCCATTAACTGTTCGTCTGGGTATCGATGCCGCGCAGACGATCCGCGACGTCCTGCTGGAAAGCAGCGAGCAGGCGCTGACAGACAAACAACAAGGCTCGTTAAGCCGCACGTTTTGCGATGTAGTGGATGCGATTATTGCCGGAGGCGGCATGGTTGGTGGTCTGGGCGAGCGCTACACCCGCGTGGCGGCGGCGCATTCTGTTCACAATGGCCTGACCGTCCTCCCACAAACAGAGAAGTTTTTACATGGCACTAAAGTCGCGTACGGCATCCTGGTGCAGAGTGCGTTGTTGGGACAAGATGCCGTGCTGGCGCAGTTAATTACCGCCTATCAGCGCTTCAATCTGCCCACCCGATTAGCTCAACTGGACGTGGACATCAATAATCGCGCAGAAATCGACAAAGTGATTACGCACACCCTGCGCCCGGTGGAGTCCATTCACGCCCTGCCGGTAACGTTAACGCCGGAGACACTGCGCGCAGCATTCGAAAAGGTAGAGTCGTTTACGGTATGA
- a CDS encoding pyridoxal phosphate-dependent aminotransferase, whose protein sequence is MSNNPLIPQSKLPNLGTTIFTQMSALAQQHQAINLSQGFPDFDGPLFLQERLAYHVAHGANQYAPMTGVQPLREAIADKTADLYGYKPDANSEVTITAGATEALYAAITALVRPGDEVICFDPSYDSYAPAVELSGGVVKRIALQPPSFRVDWQAFSALLSDRTRLVILNTPHNPSATVWHQADFDALWQAIKEREIFVISDEVYEHICFARQGHASVLAHSELRERAVAVSSFGKTYHMTGWKIGYCVAPAAISAELRKVHQYLTFSVNTPAQLALADMLREDPAHYRELPAFYQKKRDVLVNALRDSRLEILPCEGTYFLLVDYSAVSTLNDVEFCQWLTTEVGVAAIPLSVFCADPFPHKLIRLCFAKQESTLLTAAERLVSL, encoded by the coding sequence ATGAGTAATAACCCGCTGATTCCGCAAAGCAAACTGCCTAACCTGGGCACTACTATCTTCACGCAAATGAGTGCGCTGGCGCAGCAGCATCAGGCCATTAATCTCTCGCAGGGATTTCCTGATTTTGACGGTCCGCTCTTTTTGCAGGAGCGTTTGGCGTATCACGTCGCGCACGGTGCAAACCAGTATGCACCGATGACGGGCGTGCAGCCGCTGCGCGAAGCCATCGCGGATAAAACGGCAGACCTGTACGGCTACAAACCCGACGCGAATAGTGAAGTGACCATCACGGCGGGGGCCACAGAAGCGCTGTATGCCGCGATCACTGCGCTGGTGCGCCCAGGTGATGAGGTGATTTGTTTTGACCCGAGCTACGACAGCTATGCGCCTGCGGTTGAATTATCCGGCGGGGTGGTTAAACGTATCGCGCTGCAACCACCGTCTTTTCGCGTCGACTGGCAGGCTTTTAGTGCCTTACTCAGCGACCGTACCCGATTGGTTATCCTGAACACGCCACATAATCCTTCTGCCACCGTGTGGCATCAGGCCGATTTTGACGCGCTGTGGCAAGCAATTAAAGAACGCGAGATCTTTGTCATCAGCGACGAAGTTTATGAGCATATCTGTTTCGCCAGGCAAGGGCATGCCAGTGTGCTGGCACATTCAGAGCTGCGGGAACGCGCTGTTGCTGTTTCATCGTTTGGTAAGACCTATCATATGACCGGCTGGAAGATTGGCTACTGCGTTGCGCCAGCAGCCATTAGCGCTGAGTTACGCAAGGTACACCAGTATCTGACGTTTTCTGTCAACACGCCGGCTCAGTTGGCACTGGCGGATATGCTACGAGAAGATCCTGCACACTATCGCGAGCTGCCTGCGTTTTATCAGAAAAAACGCGACGTGTTGGTGAACGCGCTGCGTGACAGCCGACTGGAAATTCTGCCGTGTGAAGGCACGTACTTTCTGCTGGTCGATTACAGCGCCGTTTCCACGCTTAACGACGTGGAATTTTGCCAGTGGCTGACCACTGAAGTGGGCGTTGCGGCGATACCGCTGTCTGTGTTCTGCGCCGATCCTTTCCCGCATAAACTGATTCGTCTCTGTTTTGCCAAGCAAGAATCGACGCTGTTAACAGCAGCTGAACGTCTGGTGTCGCTGTAG
- a CDS encoding IbrB-like domain-containing protein, translated as MQHRLTHELLGFLSGLSEEERIEAINEFRRAIHSVSPFREEPVDCVLWVKNDHISPNDYNPNNVAPPEKKLLLKSLEADGFTQPIVVVHSTAEEYEIVDGFHRHELGKAKASLRPRLKGYLPVACLERERHERMAATIRHNRARGRHQIHAMSEIVRELSQLGWSEERISKDLGMDDDEVLRLKQINGLQELFADRRFSKAWTVK; from the coding sequence ATGCAACACCGACTAACTCACGAACTCCTCGGCTTTCTTTCTGGCCTGTCAGAAGAAGAACGAATTGAAGCCATCAATGAATTCAGGCGGGCGATACACAGCGTCAGTCCCTTTCGCGAGGAACCCGTAGATTGCGTACTTTGGGTTAAAAATGATCACATTTCACCCAATGACTACAACCCCAATAACGTTGCGCCACCGGAGAAAAAGCTGCTGCTGAAGTCCCTTGAAGCAGACGGGTTTACACAGCCCATTGTGGTGGTTCACTCAACGGCAGAGGAATACGAAATTGTCGACGGTTTCCACCGCCACGAGTTAGGTAAAGCCAAAGCCTCACTGAGGCCCAGGCTTAAAGGATACCTGCCGGTTGCCTGTTTAGAACGAGAACGCCATGAGCGTATGGCGGCGACCATTCGCCACAACCGCGCCCGTGGGCGTCATCAAATCCACGCCATGTCCGAGATTGTCCGCGAGCTATCGCAACTGGGATGGAGTGAAGAAAGAATTAGCAAGGATCTCGGCATGGACGACGACGAGGTGTTACGCCTGAAGCAAATCAACGGTCTGCAAGAGTTGTTCGCCGACCGTCGATTCTCCAAAGCCTGGACGGTGAAATAG